A single window of Streptomyces griseoviridis DNA harbors:
- a CDS encoding RrF2 family transcriptional regulator encodes MRISARADYAVRAVLELAVRQDGGPVKAEAIAAEQGIPHKFLEGILGDLRRAGVVDSRRGGGGGYRLARDAARITVADVIRAVDGPIVSVRGERPTGLAYTGSAQPLLPLWIALRANVRRVLEGVTVADIAADALPAPVRALAAEPAAWENP; translated from the coding sequence ATGAGGATCTCGGCACGGGCGGATTACGCGGTACGGGCGGTTCTGGAGCTTGCCGTACGGCAGGACGGCGGCCCTGTGAAGGCGGAGGCCATCGCCGCCGAGCAGGGCATCCCGCACAAGTTCCTCGAGGGCATCCTCGGCGACCTGCGGCGGGCCGGGGTCGTCGACAGCAGGCGCGGCGGGGGCGGCGGCTACCGGCTGGCGCGGGACGCGGCGCGGATCACCGTCGCCGACGTGATCCGGGCCGTCGACGGCCCGATCGTCTCGGTCCGCGGCGAACGCCCCACCGGCCTCGCGTACACCGGCTCGGCCCAGCCGCTGCTGCCGCTGTGGATCGCGCTGCGCGCCAATGTGCGCCGCGTCCTGGAGGGGGTGACGGTCGCCGACATCGCGGCGGACGCCCTGCCCGCGCCGGTCCGCGCGCTGGCGGCGGAGCCCGCGGCCTGGGAGAACCCGTAG
- a CDS encoding NmrA/HSCARG family protein, with the protein MTHAPQPVLVTGATGRQGGATARALLDRGTPVRALVRDPRSERARAIEERGARLVVGDLTDPSTLGAAVDGVRAVFSVQMPAFTEQGVDFDGEVRQAYHLMDAAKSAGVEQFVQSSTSGVGEHTRAPGWAEGRWAMMEAPLGTKAAIQDRLRAMDFPRWTLIKPAFFMENLAPSMRFYFPRGVEGGLVTVVKPDTRLALVAARDVGRAAAAALCAPEEYHRVELELAGDRLTMTQIADTLSRALGVRVSAPDMTEDQARAAGMPAMGASHRFLDEVGQPARPEFARALGIEPTSFEQWTREVLSPGT; encoded by the coding sequence ATGACCCATGCCCCGCAACCGGTCCTCGTCACCGGGGCCACCGGCCGCCAAGGGGGCGCCACGGCCCGCGCCCTGCTCGACCGGGGCACGCCGGTCCGCGCCCTGGTCCGCGACCCGCGGTCCGAGCGGGCCCGCGCCATCGAGGAGCGAGGCGCCCGCCTGGTGGTGGGCGATCTGACCGACCCGTCGACGCTGGGGGCGGCCGTGGACGGCGTGCGGGCCGTCTTCTCCGTCCAGATGCCCGCCTTCACCGAGCAGGGCGTCGACTTCGACGGCGAGGTCAGGCAGGCGTACCACCTCATGGACGCCGCCAAGAGCGCCGGGGTGGAGCAGTTCGTGCAGTCCTCGACCAGCGGGGTGGGCGAGCACACCCGGGCTCCGGGGTGGGCGGAGGGCCGCTGGGCGATGATGGAGGCACCCCTGGGCACCAAGGCGGCCATCCAGGACCGCCTGCGCGCGATGGACTTCCCCCGCTGGACGCTGATCAAGCCGGCGTTCTTCATGGAGAACCTGGCGCCGTCCATGCGGTTCTACTTCCCGCGCGGCGTCGAGGGCGGCCTGGTCACCGTCGTCAAACCGGACACCCGGCTGGCGCTCGTCGCGGCCCGGGACGTGGGCCGGGCCGCGGCGGCCGCCCTCTGCGCGCCCGAGGAGTACCACCGCGTGGAACTGGAACTCGCCGGCGACCGCCTGACCATGACGCAGATCGCGGACACCCTCTCCCGCGCCCTCGGCGTCCGGGTGTCGGCGCCCGACATGACCGAGGACCAGGCCCGCGCCGCGGGCATGCCCGCCATGGGCGCGAGCCACAGGTTCCTGGACGAGGTCGGCCAGCCGGCCAGACCGGAGTTCGCCCGCGCCCTCGGCATCGAGCCGACCAGCTTCGAACAGTGGACCCGGGAAGTCCTGAGCCCCGGCACCTGA
- a CDS encoding TetR/AcrR family transcriptional regulator, translating into MTGQRSDARRNHARVLAVAETEVAAHGAQASLERIAREAGIGSATVRRHFPTRRALLNAVFAQRVRALGDLAHTLDGADDTRAALLTWLRELLAYAVAARGLADALSYEPLGDDTAGDSCGAVIETACSPLLRRAVADGSVRGDITTHDLLTLVVGIALATEHRSDPAREAERAFRLAVEGLDPTTA; encoded by the coding sequence ATGACCGGCCAGCGTTCAGATGCCCGCCGCAACCACGCCCGGGTGCTCGCCGTGGCCGAGACCGAGGTGGCCGCCCACGGAGCCCAGGCGTCACTGGAACGGATCGCCCGCGAGGCGGGCATCGGATCCGCCACGGTGAGGCGCCACTTCCCCACCCGCAGGGCGCTGCTGAACGCCGTGTTCGCCCAGCGCGTGCGCGCCCTGGGCGACCTCGCGCACACGCTCGACGGCGCGGACGACACCCGCGCCGCGCTCCTGACCTGGCTGCGCGAACTGCTCGCCTACGCGGTGGCCGCGCGCGGCCTGGCCGACGCGCTCTCCTACGAACCCCTCGGCGACGACACGGCCGGCGACTCCTGCGGCGCGGTCATCGAGACGGCCTGCTCCCCCCTGCTGCGCCGAGCCGTCGCGGACGGGTCGGTACGGGGGGACATCACCACCCACGACCTGCTCACGCTGGTCGTCGGGATCGCCCTGGCCACCGAGCACCGCTCCGACCCGGCCCGCGAGGCGGAGCGCGCCTTCCGGCTCGCCGTCGAGGGCCTCGACCCCACCACCGCCTGA
- a CDS encoding sulfite exporter TauE/SafE family protein, translating into MRTLILLALAGLGAQLVDGSLGMAYGVTSTTLLLALGTNPAAASATVHLAEIGTTLMSGASHWRFGNVDWKVVVRIGVPGAVGSFLGATVLSRLSTEAAAPVMSLILLGLGVYVMSRFTFKGLPEGRLGKPLRRRFLTPLGLVAGFLDATGGGGWGPVGTPALLAGGRLEPRKVIGSVDTSEFLVAVAASLGFLFSLGSQGLNRSWVLAFLAGGLIAAPVAAWLVRLVPPRVLGSAVGGIIVVTNVRTLLSSDLLGAPGALAVPVYALLSVVWAAALGYAVRAHRKERAARAGRAGEREPVAV; encoded by the coding sequence ATGCGCACGCTGATCCTGCTCGCCCTCGCGGGCCTCGGAGCCCAACTGGTCGACGGCAGCCTCGGCATGGCCTACGGCGTGACCTCCACGACCCTGCTGCTCGCCCTCGGCACCAACCCGGCGGCGGCCTCGGCCACCGTCCACCTCGCCGAGATCGGCACCACCCTGATGTCGGGCGCCTCCCACTGGAGGTTCGGGAACGTCGACTGGAAGGTCGTCGTCCGGATCGGGGTGCCCGGCGCGGTCGGCTCCTTCCTCGGCGCGACGGTGCTCTCCCGGCTCTCGACCGAGGCGGCGGCGCCGGTGATGTCCCTGATCCTGCTGGGCCTCGGCGTGTACGTGATGTCCCGGTTCACCTTCAAGGGGCTGCCCGAGGGCCGGCTCGGGAAGCCGCTCCGCAGACGGTTCCTGACCCCGCTGGGGCTGGTCGCCGGGTTCCTCGACGCGACCGGCGGGGGCGGCTGGGGGCCGGTCGGCACGCCCGCGCTGCTGGCCGGCGGGCGGCTCGAACCCCGCAAGGTGATCGGGTCCGTCGACACCAGTGAGTTCCTGGTGGCGGTCGCCGCGAGCCTCGGCTTCCTCTTCTCGCTCGGCTCGCAGGGCCTGAACCGGTCCTGGGTGCTGGCCTTCCTGGCCGGCGGTCTGATCGCCGCGCCGGTCGCCGCCTGGCTGGTCCGGCTGGTGCCGCCGCGGGTGCTGGGCTCGGCGGTCGGCGGGATCATCGTCGTCACCAACGTCCGCACGCTGCTCTCCAGCGACCTGCTGGGCGCTCCGGGGGCGCTCGCCGTGCCGGTGTACGCGCTGCTGTCGGTGGTGTGGGCCGCCGCCCTCGGGTACGCGGTCCGCGCCCACCGCAAGGAGCGGGCCGCGCGCGCCGGGCGGGCCGGGGAGCGGGAGCCGGTCGCCGTCTGA